The sequence CCCGCGCGAGCGAGGGCATTGCGGCTGTAGCTCAATGGTAGAGCGCTAGCTTCCCAAGCTTGATACGCGGGTTCGATTCCCGTCAGCCGCTCCATTCCTGCAGCACTCAAAGGGCCGCGCACCCCCGGCTGATGATTAGGTCCACGGGTGTAGTCTCAGTAGTCAGGAACCTATTCGGTTCCGCTACAGGAGCAATCATGGCTGATAAGTCCCCGCGTCAAACGGCATCAAAAAAGTCCGGCAAGTCCATCAAGGAAAAGCGCGCAGACAAGAAGGCCGCCGCAGCGCCGGCCAGCTCCCTGGACATCACGTCCACCAAGGCCGCAAAGAAGAAGTGAGCGGCCACGAACCCCGGCTGAGCCTGGGCGTCCTGGCTTCCTCGCGCAAACCGGACGAGCGCCGCGTACCCCTCCACCCCCTGCACGTCGAACGGATCGCTCCCGCACTGCGGCAGCGCATCATCCTGGAGCGTGGCTACGGTGAGCGCTTCGGCGTCCCGGACAGCCACCTCTCCACGCTGGTGGGACGCATGGCGGCCCGGGAAGAACTGCTGGCCGCGGCCGACGTCGTCCTCCTGCCCAAACCGCAGCCGGAAGACCTGGCGGAGATGCGGGACGGGCAGGTCCTCTGGGGGTGGCCGCACTGCGTCCAGGACCGCGCCATCACCCAGCTGGCAATTGACAAGAAACTGACCCTCATCGCGTTTGAGGCGATGAACCACTGGGCCAGCGACGGCGGGTTCGGCCTGCACGTGTTCCACAAGAACAATGAGCTGGCCGGCTACTGCTCGGTCCTGCACGCGCTGGCGCTGACAGGTTCCACCGGGGACTACGGGCGCCGGCTGAGCGCCGTCGTGATTGGCTTCGGTGCCACGGCGCGCGGGGCGGTGACGGCGCTGAACGCGCACGGCATCCACGACGTCCAGGTGCTGACCAACCGCGGCGTGGCAGCGGTGGGCGCCCCCATCCATTCAGTGAACATCGTGCAGTTCGACCACGACGACGAGGCTCCCTTCCTGAACCAGGTCATCACCGAACGGGGCAGGGTTCCGCTGGCCCCGTTCCTCGCCGAGAGCGACATCGTGGTCAACTGCACGCTGCAGGACCCGAACAACCCGCTCACGTACCTCCGGACCGAGGACCTGGCAGCGTTCAACCCGGGCAGTCTTATCGTCGATGTTTCCTGCGATGACGGCATGGGCTTCAGCTGGGCCAAGTCCACCACGTTTGCGGCCCCGATGATCACGGTCGGTGACCACATCAACTACTACGCGGTGGACCACAGCCCGTCCTACCTGTGGAACTCCTCGAGTTGGGAGATCAGCCAGGCGCTCCAACCGTTCCTCGGGACAGTCATGGGCGGACCGGCCGCGTGGGACGCGAACGACACCATTGCACGGGCCATCGAGATCCGCGACGGCGTCATCCGAAACGAGGCTGTGCTGCAGTTCCAGGAGCGCGTCCCGGAATACCCGCACAAGGCGTTGCACCTGGCAGTTCTTTAGGCAGCTCCCCTTAACGGCAACCGGGCGCACCGCGCCCGGTTGCCTTCAGCAGTTGCCCGCG comes from Pseudarthrobacter sp. NIBRBAC000502770 and encodes:
- a CDS encoding N(5)-(carboxyethyl)ornithine synthase, producing the protein MSGHEPRLSLGVLASSRKPDERRVPLHPLHVERIAPALRQRIILERGYGERFGVPDSHLSTLVGRMAAREELLAAADVVLLPKPQPEDLAEMRDGQVLWGWPHCVQDRAITQLAIDKKLTLIAFEAMNHWASDGGFGLHVFHKNNELAGYCSVLHALALTGSTGDYGRRLSAVVIGFGATARGAVTALNAHGIHDVQVLTNRGVAAVGAPIHSVNIVQFDHDDEAPFLNQVITERGRVPLAPFLAESDIVVNCTLQDPNNPLTYLRTEDLAAFNPGSLIVDVSCDDGMGFSWAKSTTFAAPMITVGDHINYYAVDHSPSYLWNSSSWEISQALQPFLGTVMGGPAAWDANDTIARAIEIRDGVIRNEAVLQFQERVPEYPHKALHLAVL